The proteins below are encoded in one region of bacterium:
- a CDS encoding L,D-transpeptidase family protein, producing the protein MTFSDETKKEFEESETRENDVVHVHFIHRHIPTIISYPLLAFLMFVVGVSIFLYANTDNGSTIMLQGSEGEKIDLVYGSWPALQNAHFFQKTKEEFISQGTSFIEADLSAMIIRLYRNGELLKEAPIQTKGRDGSWWQTPAGLYKISSKEKNHFSSFGRVFMPWSMQFQGNFFIHGPTHYPDGSPTPATYSGGCIRVSLTDAEELYRLADRDTPVLVFEESFNGDKKAPTYKNKNLLPGSVVYLAADLENNFVFTENKPREKRPIASITKLMSALVAVEYINVEREVTVDSSMLASTSIPRLKEDDRVSVLDLLSLLLVESSNEAAVAVTAPVGKDQFIKLMNTKSEALGMSDSNFVDTSGVLAANISTAEDLFHLAKYLYYNRSFILHMSMGNENRTVYGPSTYDTLQNLNQISGVEGMVGGKTGLSSSASHGMLAVFEIEIDNQKRPVAIIVLGSDDAKNDAKMLLRYVKDSFSLGD; encoded by the coding sequence ATGACGTTTAGCGACGAAACAAAAAAAGAATTTGAAGAATCAGAGACCAGGGAAAATGACGTGGTGCACGTTCATTTTATTCATAGGCATATCCCAACGATAATCTCCTATCCTCTTCTGGCTTTTTTGATGTTCGTTGTCGGTGTTTCAATTTTTCTCTATGCGAATACGGACAATGGTTCCACGATTATGCTTCAAGGCAGCGAAGGTGAAAAAATCGATCTTGTTTATGGTAGTTGGCCGGCTTTGCAAAACGCTCATTTCTTTCAGAAAACCAAGGAAGAATTTATTTCTCAAGGCACGAGTTTCATAGAAGCCGATCTTTCCGCGATGATCATTCGACTGTATAGGAATGGAGAACTCTTGAAAGAGGCGCCAATACAAACGAAGGGACGAGATGGTTCCTGGTGGCAAACGCCAGCGGGACTGTATAAAATCAGCTCAAAAGAAAAAAATCATTTTTCTTCTTTCGGCCGCGTGTTTATGCCGTGGAGTATGCAGTTTCAAGGCAACTTTTTTATTCACGGCCCCACGCACTATCCTGACGGTTCACCAACACCCGCGACATACTCTGGCGGCTGTATTCGGGTTTCGCTTACCGATGCGGAAGAACTATACCGCCTTGCCGACAGAGACACTCCGGTGCTGGTGTTTGAAGAATCTTTTAACGGCGACAAAAAAGCTCCCACATACAAAAACAAAAACCTGCTGCCGGGTAGTGTCGTGTACCTTGCGGCAGATTTAGAAAATAATTTTGTCTTTACAGAAAATAAGCCTCGCGAGAAACGTCCCATTGCGTCAATCACAAAACTCATGTCCGCGCTGGTTGCGGTTGAATATATAAATGTGGAACGAGAAGTAACCGTAGATTCTTCAATGCTGGCTTCGACCAGTATTCCGCGTCTCAAAGAAGATGATCGCGTTTCCGTCCTCGATTTATTGTCGCTCCTGCTTGTAGAATCTTCTAATGAAGCGGCGGTCGCCGTAACCGCTCCTGTGGGCAAAGATCAATTTATAAAACTGATGAATACAAAATCGGAAGCACTCGGGATGAGCGACTCCAATTTCGTAGATACTTCCGGAGTGCTGGCCGCAAATATATCTACCGCGGAGGACTTGTTTCACCTTGCTAAATACCTTTACTACAATCGCAGTTTTATTTTACATATGAGCATGGGCAACGAGAATCGTACCGTGTATGGTCCATCGACGTATGATACTCTTCAGAATCTCAATCAAATATCGGGGGTAGAGGGCATGGTTGGCGGCAAGACTGGGTTAAGCTCTTCGGCCTCTCACGGCATGCTCGCGGTTTTTGAAATAGAAATTGACAACCAAAAACGCCCCGTTGCAATCATTGTTCTTGGGTCAGACGACGCGAAGAATGATGCAAAAATGCTATTGCGATACGTAAAGGACAGCTTTTCATTGGGTGATTAG
- a CDS encoding peptidoglycan DD-metalloendopeptidase family protein: MNPLSYKRRCTFKVVVPLFLVFLAVGADPKTTNALSHETSASEPAPVTITDDEIDGFLFRVNEDVRNKVMVLGGEPVEQLPVPILFGIPIGGFTDTWGETQTGGRVHAGIDIMADRGALVVSPTDAVVTKIGYDNRGGNFVVTANPGGEQFYFAHLDRAAENLSVGDVLTRGDLIGYVGNTGNARSTAPHLHLGIYYKGIARNPFQRLIREFSIEERLASVEHILTENKIILGEHNGGVRFLQRFLIQNGTGPRATALAKIGATGYFGPFTKNALVEYQKTASIVPASGYFGLVTRTHIVTKLLVNINAEDKTGASNKLQLFDL; the protein is encoded by the coding sequence ATGAATCCGCTATCGTATAAGAGACGTTGTACCTTTAAGGTCGTGGTCCCTCTATTTTTGGTTTTTCTTGCCGTAGGTGCCGATCCCAAAACCACTAACGCTCTGAGCCACGAAACGTCTGCATCAGAGCCCGCGCCTGTAACCATAACCGATGACGAGATCGATGGTTTTCTTTTTCGCGTTAACGAAGACGTACGAAACAAGGTTATGGTACTCGGTGGCGAACCTGTCGAACAGCTACCCGTTCCGATATTGTTCGGGATTCCGATCGGTGGTTTTACCGATACGTGGGGAGAGACGCAGACAGGCGGCCGAGTCCATGCCGGAATCGACATTATGGCTGATCGAGGTGCGTTGGTGGTTTCGCCAACTGACGCGGTAGTGACAAAAATTGGATACGACAACCGTGGGGGAAACTTTGTGGTCACGGCCAACCCGGGCGGCGAGCAGTTTTATTTTGCACACTTGGATCGCGCCGCAGAAAATCTATCCGTCGGCGATGTTCTTACACGGGGAGATCTTATCGGCTATGTTGGAAATACCGGTAACGCACGCTCTACAGCACCACATCTGCATCTGGGAATTTATTATAAAGGGATTGCGCGTAATCCCTTCCAGCGCCTTATTCGCGAATTTTCTATAGAAGAAAGGCTGGCTTCTGTGGAACACATTTTAACTGAAAACAAAATTATTCTTGGCGAGCATAACGGTGGCGTGCGTTTTTTACAGAGATTCTTAATACAGAACGGCACTGGTCCCCGTGCAACAGCTTTAGCGAAAATTGGCGCTACCGGTTACTTTGGCCCATTCACAAAAAACGCACTCGTCGAATACCAGAAAACGGCCAGTATTGTCCCCGCCTCCGGATATTTTGGACTTGTGACGAGAACACACATAGTAACTAAACTTTTGGTGAACATTAATGCAGAAGACAAAACAGGGGCATCGAACAAACTCCAGCTTTTTGATTTGTAA